A window of the Henckelia pumila isolate YLH828 chromosome 3, ASM3356847v2, whole genome shotgun sequence genome harbors these coding sequences:
- the LOC140888176 gene encoding uncharacterized protein, whose translation MHFFKPKIACRRADEYELLHEIGRESYGRVYQAREKKTGQIVAIKKQEVHASSLREIDILRSLVGCPWFVEFKQVVVDGRKDLRRNMDGMAWAFAEAKVRLSMVQGPGAARSWSGEIFICHGYVVRWVYYGRDVAGPSAFKGTSEDEQLQMILTKHVDEDKFLLVSEEGIHLLKTMLDLDPHSRITADQALHHECYTSIGSIHDTVPNAQCHGKSSNSEERFKPDYLLQDGRLERAGRPQLLPWEMEFCKAPLRLKYLKVFIYGWFGPLLSDVTIGVAKAFGVRTAPDEEFEEYLRHLIDENCTRDRNEMA comes from the exons ATGCACTTTTTCAAGCCAAAAATCGCGTGCAGGAGAGCAGATGAGTACGAACTTTTGCACGAGATCGGTCGAGAAAGCTACGGGAGAGTTTACCAAGCCCGCGAGAAGAAAACAGGCCAGATCGTGGCCATCAAGAAACAAGAAGTCCATGCATCTTCTTTGAGAGAAATCGACATTCTCCGGTCCCTTGTCGGTTGCCCGTGGTTCGTCGAGTTCAAACAAGTTGTGGTGGATGGACGCAAGGACCTCAGACGAAATATGGATGGAATGGCGTGGGCTTTTGCGGAAGCCAAAGTCAG GCTCTCTATGGTACAAGGCCCCGGAGCTGCTCGATCGTGGAGTGGAGAGATATTCATCTGCCATGGATATGTGGTCCGTTGGGTGTATTATGGGAGAGATGTTGCTGGACCAAGTGCTTTCAAAGGGACGTCGGAGGATGAACAGCTACAGATGATATTAACAAAGCACGTGGATGAAGACAAGTTTTTGTTGGTTTCTGAAGAGGGGattcatctgcttaaaaccatGTTAGATTTGGATCCCCACAGTAGAATAACAGCAGACCAAGCTCTCCATCATGAATG CTACACTTCAATTGGTAGCATTCATGACACTGTTCCTAATGCACAATGCCATGGAAAGTCGAGCAATAGTGAAGAAAGATTCAAACCTGACTATCTGCTCCAGGATGGAAGATTGGAAAGAGCAGGgaga CCTCAGTTATTGCCGTGGGAGATGGAATTCTGTAAGGCTCCGCTTAGATTGAAGTATCTGAAGGTTTTCATATATGGATGGTTTGGTCCCTTACTTTCAGATGTCACCATTGGTGTTGCTAAAGCATTTGGTGTCCGTACG GCCCCTgatgaagaatttgaagaatattTAAGGCATCTGATAGATGAAAACTGCACTCGAGATAGAAATGAG ATGGCTTAG